The Oceanispirochaeta sp. M1 sequence ACCCGTGAGAAAACGGTCACCATCTTCAATTGCCTTTGCAAAATTCTGATGATTGTGTTCCTTCATTTTATCTTCGAGAGTATCAAGGGCCTGGTTTTCCTTCAGCTGTTTATTCCATAAAGGCATTCTTTCTTTGATCGTATTGATCAGCGTTTTGAAATCAAGACATATAATAAAATCATTAAGCCAGGATGGAGCGCAGCCTCCGGGAGCGTAAATAATAATGTTTTCATGTACCAGCTGACTGTATCCGACGACAAATGAGAGCCACTGTTTTGAGAAATCTTCATTGTCTGGAATCAGCAGGTAGAAGGATGTTGATGATAGAACCTGCTTAAGAGCAGGCATTGAATCTTCCAGAGTAGTTTTTTCTGAAAAAAGTAGAGTTTGATATTCGATGAAGAATTCATCAAACGCTATTCTTAAGTGAGGCAGTTCTGTTTTATTCTTCTCAGAACAGAACACAGAAAATTTCATATATACTCATTTACTCCCGTTAGATACAATTACTCAGTATCAAAATCGGTTTACTGTAGCCAAAGCTTTAAACCTTTTGCTAATATAGTGTCATATGAGTAAAGAAAATGATGAACCGCGTGTTTCTGATGAAATTGTGTCTGATGAAGGAAGATTAAACAACTTTCTCACAGAGCTTGTAAATTCTCAGGACAATAAACTTCTGAACACTGAGGATGTGGATGCTCTCCTGCAGAAGTATATGCTTACTCCTGAGGATATAGATAAGTTGACAATGCTTATCGACAGACATCTCAACAGAGCGCTGGATTACAAAAAAAACGAAAGATGGGACAGTGCCATAGTAGAAACTGAAAGGGCCCTTCTCTTCTCTCCACTTGATAATGAAGTTCGTCTTGATCTTGCTGAGCTTTTTATGAAAAGAAGTTTTCAGTATGGTTATCTTCAAAAAGATCTGGACCGCGCCGGCCGGGAAGCCAGTGACATTCTAACTCTGGAACCTGAAAACAGAGCAGCCAAAAAGTTTCTTAAAGAGCTAAAACAACTTAAGCAGATGCTTCGGGGGACCCAGCATAACCGCAGGATTATCCCGCTGATATTTATTGTCATTATCATTCTCGGGGCAGCGCTCTACCCGCAGATAAGAAAGCGTTTCAATTTCCTTTCACTGAATAATACAGCTATGCAGAGTTCTTCTCCCCTTGATTATGTTCCTCCATGGGAGACAAGGGAGCTGAATTATGAAAAAAGCTCTTCATTGAAAGAGAGTTTTAAAATGGATTTAATGGAAACTACTCTTATTCGTGAATCACCTTCGGGCACTCCTGCATTGAGTATTGCCGGGTATCTGGAAGCAGTCAAAGATGACTACAGCAGACTTGAGCTGGAAGTATTCAGATCTGATGACAACAGTTCTGTTGGAACAATAACAGTTATTGATGAAGGGGACGCCCCTCTTAGAAGTGGTGAGACAGAGAGTTTCCATGATTATATGTATTTTAACGATGACATTGAACAGCTGAAGTCTGTTTATATTGGAATCAGTGAGCAAGTAAGCTACAGAGAACAGGAGAACAGTGAGTGGTCTGAAGAGATTCTTCATAATGAAACTCCCCTGCCTAATGGAGTTTTTCTGGATGCCGAAAGCCGTTTTATTTCACAGATTGAGGGTTACGACCGCAATTATTACTTTTATGATTTGAGAATTAATAATAAGAGTAATACAGCTTTATCCACTCTGGATTTTACTCTTCAGTGGCGTGATAACGATGGAGCTGTCAAGTCTGAGCAGATTCTATCTCTCTCCGATCACAAGGCATTGCCTGTTAAGGCTCAGTCTCTGTGGAATAACAGAATTATGTTTGATTTACAGAAGGACAACAATAAAGGCGATATGAGCGTTTTACTAAAGGAAGTTATTAAAGAATGAAAGTCAGCGATGTAGACTGGAAGAACTGGGTACCCACGGAAGATGCGGTTATCACATATATTCTTAAGGGTAATGAGGTTTTGCTTATTCATAAGAAAACAGGATTGGGTGCGGGTAAAGTCAATGCTCCCGGAGGGCATATCGAGGAAGGAGAGGCTCCTTTAGAGGCGGCTGTCCGGGAAACTATTGAAGAAGTAGGACTGATAACAAGCAATCTTCAATACTCCGGCGAACTTTTTTTTCATTTTCTTGACGGTTTACAGCTTAAAGGAACGGTATATCTATGCAGTGATTTCAAGGGTGAGATGATTGAGACTGATGAAGCTCTCCCTTTCTGGTGCCCATTGGAAGAGATCCCCTGGGACAGAATGTGGGAAGATGATATCCATTGGCTTCCAAGAGCCTTGAAAGGTGAAAAGTTTAGCGGTCGCTTTGTATTCGAAAAAGAAAAAATGCTGGATAGCGAGATAGCTTTCGACTGATTCTCAGTCTTCGAGCTGGCTGTACAGATCTATCATGGACTTGAAGGAGGAGTTTTCTTTTTTCAATTCCCTGGATCCTCTTGTTATCTTACAGAGACTCAAGCCGAGTTTTTCGGCAATTTTTCTTTGAGACATCCCTTCTGTTATCAGTTTAACCAGCGCCCAGCGTGAGGCCACCTCCTTGATCTCATTGGGAGTCAGCAGGCTGCACAGAAAATCT is a genomic window containing:
- a CDS encoding 8-oxo-dGTP diphosphatase, producing the protein MKVSDVDWKNWVPTEDAVITYILKGNEVLLIHKKTGLGAGKVNAPGGHIEEGEAPLEAAVRETIEEVGLITSNLQYSGELFFHFLDGLQLKGTVYLCSDFKGEMIETDEALPFWCPLEEIPWDRMWEDDIHWLPRALKGEKFSGRFVFEKEKMLDSEIAFD
- a CDS encoding ankyrin repeat domain-containing protein translates to MKFSVFCSEKNKTELPHLRIAFDEFFIEYQTLLFSEKTTLEDSMPALKQVLSSTSFYLLIPDNEDFSKQWLSFVVGYSQLVHENIIIYAPGGCAPSWLNDFIICLDFKTLINTIKERMPLWNKQLKENQALDTLEDKMKEHNHQNFAKAIEDGDRFLTGVFLEAGYEVNKLSSDQVSLMALAARHGYRSIAEILFDAGADINIISLDRNNTPLMDAASEGHEDLVQFFIDKGASLDIKSKSGQTALVLATGNGHTGCAEILIEAGADCDQEDSMGLSARKYARLYQKNTILDKMPPASE
- a CDS encoding Trp family transcriptional regulator; translated protein: MDESKKAIKELSAVLAESNDTALIEDFLCSLLTPNEIKEVASRWALVKLITEGMSQRKIAEKLGLSLCKITRGSRELKKENSSFKSMIDLYSQLED